The following proteins come from a genomic window of Mariniflexile sp. TRM1-10:
- the ald gene encoding alanine dehydrogenase has product MKVGIPIEIKNNENRVGMTPSGVFELTKRNHTVYVQKSAGFGSGFLDKDYMEAGAILLDTIEEVYTTAEMVVKVKEPIEQEYDLIKPHHVVFTYFHFASSEPLTKAMIKSGAVCIAYETVEDSDGSLPLLIPMSEVAGRMSIQQGAKYLEKPIKGRGILLGGVPGVPPAKVLILGAGVVGLQAAKMAAGLGAIVIIMDVNMKQLRYVSDIMPKNVITEFSNEYNIRKHIKDSDLIIGGVLLKGAKAPKLITKDMLKDMRPGTVIVDVAVDQGGCFETTRPTTHQDPTYIIDDVVHYCVANMPGAVPYTSTVALTNVTLPYIIKLANDGWEKACENSGPLAKGLNIVKGEIIYKEIE; this is encoded by the coding sequence ATGAAAGTTGGTATTCCCATAGAAATAAAGAACAATGAAAACAGAGTTGGTATGACACCATCTGGTGTGTTTGAACTTACCAAGAGAAATCACACGGTTTATGTCCAAAAAAGCGCAGGTTTTGGAAGCGGTTTCCTTGATAAGGATTATATGGAAGCTGGAGCCATTCTTCTTGATACCATTGAGGAAGTCTACACTACAGCAGAAATGGTAGTTAAAGTTAAAGAACCTATTGAGCAGGAGTATGATTTGATAAAACCGCATCACGTGGTATTTACTTATTTTCATTTCGCTTCAAGTGAACCACTTACAAAAGCGATGATAAAAAGTGGAGCCGTTTGTATAGCCTACGAGACCGTCGAAGATTCAGATGGTTCTCTGCCATTGTTAATCCCCATGTCAGAGGTTGCAGGACGTATGTCCATTCAACAAGGTGCTAAGTATCTAGAAAAGCCAATTAAAGGTAGAGGGATTTTATTAGGAGGTGTTCCTGGGGTACCACCCGCCAAAGTATTAATTTTAGGCGCTGGGGTTGTGGGTTTGCAAGCTGCTAAAATGGCGGCAGGATTAGGAGCTATAGTTATTATTATGGATGTAAACATGAAACAATTACGGTATGTTAGTGATATAATGCCTAAGAATGTAATCACAGAGTTTTCAAACGAATACAATATTAGAAAACATATCAAGGATTCCGATTTAATTATTGGGGGTGTTTTATTAAAAGGAGCCAAAGCACCAAAATTAATAACAAAGGATATGCTTAAAGACATGCGTCCAGGAACTGTAATCGTTGATGTAGCTGTAGACCAAGGGGGATGTTTTGAAACCACCAGACCAACAACACATCAAGACCCAACTTATATTATTGATGATGTGGTGCATTACTGTGTTGCTAATATGCCTGGAGCAGTTCCTTACACATCGACCGTAGCTTTAACCAACGTAACCTTGCCTTATATTATTAAATTAGCAAATGACGGTTGGGAAAAGGCTTGTGAAAATAGTGGACCACTAGCAAAAGGTTTAAATATTGTGAAAGGGGAAATAATTTATAAAGAAATAGAATAA
- a CDS encoding SusC/RagA family TonB-linked outer membrane protein, translated as MYRKIVNMLMFFAAIGIFGSTSLQAQEDTMLSLVTGKVVNSDGLPISNVLVKSFEAKDKSITNKDGVFSLEVSSEKDQLIIDEKGYFLNVSEIIDGKLEDPNIILINSGYMEKGMVKLPYQTFSNNRSVSSTFTVTGDELASYPAGTFLETLSGRIPGLEINTYGNNPTGESVFATLRNQGVSFYIDGILRDPSDLTVYEVETVQVIKDLAGRAALGLSGINPVIWITTKTGKKYKRDISITTESGFSSPTAQPEYLDAYNYATLYNEALVNDGLSPLYASSALAAYQNGSNPLYYPNVDYYNNYVKKSATFRRANLNFSGGDDKVNYFSLLDYVQTKGLEKIGDETASNRFKVRGGVNIKLTDKIQFNVNLSGTYQELDYPGSNGNFNLFNYISNTPSNAHAISYDGKYIVSNDFPTNIENSMLSSGYAEGANLNSQNTATLLLDLESLLQGLTFTGTAAFDIYSNVRNGKGGTAELYRLLPNNELERTQEEVIVPNLSALNDNFTRSTTALLSFNYDRVFGKHALTMNASYYSALVETRGFANYQPVKKQDFSYRANYAYDDTYVLQLDLAYSGSMKLPDGDRYHVYPTIGAAWVASNESFLKNSTVVDYLKLYGSYGMVGNENFSTFFADSFGDSATYNPYYLGTTLWQNVGAWQSGIEGSRGSVVNIYNIQQEGSTNYELPKMSNLNIGLQGELLNKTVSFEANYYMRRNYDQISQRSSLTPSLFGSGGFLPLTNYGETKQWGLEGYLQYKNNIGDLNYSFGGNMMYNRSKYVDVDEPAALDDYRKLAGTDTDLIRAYVSEGLYQSESEITSRGVTQSWGDVQPGDIRYQDYNEDGVVDEKDIHITGDHAPRIYYAANLNLKYKGFGLYIVGQGIADGVRSLNTRYFNGANPRSNYSEVMLNRYPVTNDIPRLTTQSQNNYQNSTFWLESAAYFSIKNIELSYTMPKAADTNFMLPNLKFFVRGKNIASFSKLSKYNLDPENLSAGVNSFPIYRTFTLGVSCKF; from the coding sequence ATGTATAGAAAAATCGTAAATATGTTGATGTTTTTTGCAGCCATCGGGATATTCGGTTCCACATCTTTACAAGCGCAAGAAGATACTATGCTATCCCTTGTTACGGGTAAGGTTGTGAACAGTGATGGGCTACCTATTTCAAATGTACTAGTAAAATCATTTGAAGCAAAAGACAAAAGTATCACAAATAAGGATGGTGTTTTTTCATTAGAAGTTTCTTCAGAAAAAGATCAACTTATTATTGATGAGAAAGGTTATTTTTTGAACGTAAGTGAAATAATAGATGGTAAACTTGAAGATCCAAATATTATATTAATTAATTCTGGGTATATGGAAAAAGGCATGGTAAAATTACCTTACCAGACGTTTTCTAATAATAGAAGTGTTTCTTCAACCTTTACAGTTACGGGAGATGAGCTAGCCTCTTACCCAGCAGGCACCTTTCTAGAAACATTATCTGGAAGAATTCCAGGTTTAGAAATTAACACCTATGGCAATAATCCTACAGGAGAATCCGTTTTTGCTACATTACGAAATCAAGGCGTCTCTTTTTATATTGATGGCATATTAAGAGACCCATCAGATCTAACGGTTTATGAAGTAGAAACAGTTCAAGTTATTAAAGACTTGGCTGGAAGGGCAGCTTTAGGGCTATCTGGTATTAATCCAGTAATTTGGATCACTACCAAAACGGGTAAAAAGTATAAAAGAGATATATCTATAACAACAGAGAGTGGCTTTAGTTCACCTACAGCCCAACCTGAATATTTAGATGCTTATAATTATGCTACTTTATATAACGAAGCATTAGTAAATGATGGTTTATCACCGCTATATGCTTCTTCTGCACTTGCGGCCTATCAAAATGGCTCAAACCCATTATATTATCCTAATGTAGATTATTATAATAATTATGTTAAAAAATCTGCAACCTTTAGAAGAGCTAATCTTAATTTTAGCGGTGGTGACGACAAGGTTAACTATTTTTCACTTTTGGATTATGTTCAAACCAAAGGTTTAGAAAAAATTGGTGATGAAACAGCATCAAACCGTTTTAAAGTTAGAGGTGGTGTCAATATTAAATTAACGGATAAAATTCAGTTTAACGTTAATTTATCTGGAACCTATCAGGAACTGGATTATCCAGGTTCCAATGGTAATTTTAATTTATTTAATTACATTTCAAATACACCTTCTAATGCGCATGCCATTTCTTATGATGGAAAATATATTGTAAGCAACGATTTCCCTACAAATATTGAAAATAGCATGTTATCCAGTGGTTATGCAGAAGGTGCTAATCTTAATTCACAAAATACAGCGACTTTATTGCTAGATTTAGAATCGCTCCTACAAGGGCTTACGTTTACTGGAACTGCAGCTTTCGATATTTATAGCAACGTTCGTAATGGTAAAGGAGGTACAGCTGAGCTTTACAGATTATTACCTAACAACGAGTTAGAGAGAACTCAAGAAGAAGTCATTGTTCCCAATCTAAGTGCTCTTAATGATAATTTTACTAGAAGTACTACAGCCCTTTTGAGTTTTAATTATGATAGGGTTTTTGGTAAACACGCATTAACAATGAATGCATCCTATTACAGTGCCCTTGTTGAAACACGCGGATTTGCAAATTACCAACCAGTGAAAAAACAAGATTTTAGTTACAGGGCAAACTATGCGTATGATGATACCTATGTATTACAACTTGACTTAGCATATTCTGGAAGCATGAAACTACCTGATGGAGATAGATACCATGTTTATCCAACAATAGGAGCTGCTTGGGTTGCTAGTAACGAATCTTTCTTAAAAAATAGCACGGTTGTGGACTATTTAAAACTTTATGGCTCTTATGGCATGGTTGGTAACGAAAACTTCAGCACATTCTTTGCTGATTCTTTTGGTGATTCAGCAACCTATAACCCATATTATCTGGGCACAACCCTTTGGCAAAATGTTGGTGCGTGGCAGTCTGGTATTGAAGGTTCAAGAGGTAGTGTCGTTAATATTTATAACATTCAACAAGAGGGTAGCACAAACTATGAACTTCCTAAAATGAGCAATTTAAATATAGGCTTACAAGGAGAATTACTAAATAAAACCGTATCGTTCGAGGCTAACTACTACATGCGTAGAAATTATGACCAGATTTCACAGAGAAGTTCTTTAACACCATCGCTTTTTGGCTCAGGAGGCTTCCTGCCCTTAACGAATTATGGTGAAACAAAGCAATGGGGTCTTGAAGGTTACCTACAATACAAAAATAATATTGGCGACTTAAACTATAGTTTTGGTGGAAATATGATGTATAATAGATCTAAATATGTAGACGTTGATGAACCAGCAGCTCTTGATGATTATAGAAAATTAGCAGGTACAGATACCGATTTAATTAGAGCCTACGTTTCTGAGGGTTTATACCAATCTGAAAGTGAAATAACCTCCAGAGGTGTTACTCAAAGTTGGGGCGATGTGCAGCCAGGCGATATTAGATATCAAGATTATAATGAAGATGGTGTGGTCGATGAAAAAGATATCCACATTACAGGAGACCATGCACCACGAATCTATTATGCCGCTAACCTAAATTTAAAATATAAAGGTTTTGGTCTTTATATTGTTGGGCAAGGTATCGCAGATGGTGTGAGATCTTTAAATACAAGATATTTTAATGGAGCTAATCCACGATCTAATTATTCAGAAGTCATGTTAAACAGATACCCTGTTACTAACGACATACCAAGATTAACCACACAATCTCAAAACAACTACCAAAATTCAACATTTTGGTTAGAGAGTGCGGCTTACTTTAGTATAAAGAATATAGAACTTAGTTACACCATGCCAAAGGCTGCAGATACTAACTTTATGTTGCCTAATTTAAAATTCTTTGTTAGAGGTAAAAACATAGCGTCTTTCTCTAAACTATCAAAATACAACTTAGATCCAGAGAATTTAAGCGCAGGTGTAAATAGTTTTCCAATATACAGAACCTTTACGTTAGGGGTGTCATGCAAATTTTAA
- a CDS encoding RagB/SusD family nutrient uptake outer membrane protein gives MKHKIYYYLIFGIFLTSCQIDPLPIQDQTTEDLWSHSTYGEGILANAYDGLNTVYPVTMDYYTDNAVPSQPGTNSLALGSWNVESSPIGNWAYTYDKIKYLNLYIENGADLIYSVSDKVRDSTLKSNRMGEAYFLRAWYQAELLKNYAGKPEAGGSEVLGFPIVTTVLEQGDDLDLPRNTYEECVAQIVQDCDAAIAVLPLKYNGGSDVFTGLSNRGRASGLAAMALKARVYLNAASPAYGPSTQALWERAATAAAEAIDASGGLTDLAPYNNFNDATSFDNIWIQPTYQGTGLESTYYPPSLYGSGSCNPSQNLVSIFPAADGYPVESSSLYDPEDPYLNRDERFYRFIFFNGDVYNGTTIKTYIGGADAPGGLSQQGTRTGYYMKKLLSKNVKLDPSNATADIKFYVYLGKTELYLNFAEAANEAYGPDGNALGYSAADVMARVRMRAGIDSNTVTPEYDDQYMLDQASAGTETFREFIQNNRRIELCFEGFRFWDIRRWNKALNHTIEGVQITRDLVNGDTYNYFNVENHTYQDYMRYAPLPYSQTLIMSNLKQNAGW, from the coding sequence ATGAAACATAAAATATATTATTATTTAATTTTCGGTATCTTCTTGACCTCTTGTCAAATTGATCCCCTTCCAATACAGGATCAAACAACAGAAGATCTTTGGAGCCACTCAACCTATGGCGAAGGTATTCTAGCAAATGCCTATGATGGTTTGAATACGGTATATCCTGTTACCATGGATTATTATACAGACAATGCCGTACCATCACAGCCAGGAACTAATTCACTGGCATTAGGAAGCTGGAATGTAGAAAGCAGCCCTATAGGAAATTGGGCCTATACTTATGATAAGATTAAATACCTTAATTTATACATCGAAAATGGTGCAGATTTAATTTATAGTGTATCCGATAAAGTTAGAGACTCTACATTGAAATCTAACAGAATGGGAGAGGCCTATTTTTTAAGAGCTTGGTACCAAGCTGAATTATTAAAAAACTATGCCGGTAAACCTGAAGCTGGCGGATCTGAAGTCCTTGGATTCCCTATTGTAACAACCGTTTTGGAGCAAGGAGATGATTTAGATCTTCCAAGAAACACCTATGAGGAATGTGTTGCTCAAATTGTACAAGATTGTGATGCTGCAATTGCGGTGCTTCCATTAAAATACAATGGCGGTTCCGATGTTTTTACTGGTTTAAGTAATAGAGGAAGAGCTTCTGGTCTGGCAGCCATGGCATTGAAAGCTAGAGTGTATTTAAATGCGGCAAGTCCAGCTTATGGTCCGTCCACCCAAGCATTATGGGAACGCGCTGCAACCGCTGCTGCTGAAGCTATTGATGCTTCTGGTGGATTAACAGATTTGGCGCCTTATAATAACTTTAACGATGCCACGAGTTTTGATAATATCTGGATACAGCCAACATACCAAGGAACTGGTTTAGAAAGCACATACTATCCGCCTTCTTTATATGGCAGTGGGTCTTGTAATCCATCTCAAAATTTAGTGAGTATATTTCCCGCAGCTGACGGGTATCCTGTAGAATCAAGTTCTTTATATGATCCAGAAGATCCCTATTTAAATCGCGATGAACGCTTTTATAGATTTATTTTCTTTAATGGTGATGTATATAATGGTACTACTATAAAAACATACATTGGGGGGGCAGATGCTCCAGGTGGTTTAAGTCAGCAAGGTACGAGAACGGGATATTACATGAAAAAATTGTTAAGTAAAAACGTGAAATTAGATCCAAGTAACGCGACTGCTGATATCAAATTTTATGTTTACCTTGGTAAAACTGAGCTGTATCTTAATTTTGCCGAAGCAGCTAACGAAGCTTATGGTCCAGATGGTAATGCATTAGGTTACTCTGCCGCAGATGTTATGGCAAGAGTAAGAATGCGTGCAGGCATAGATTCAAACACGGTTACTCCTGAATATGATGATCAATACATGCTAGACCAAGCAAGTGCTGGTACAGAAACATTTAGGGAATTTATTCAAAATAACAGACGTATCGAATTGTGTTTTGAAGGCTTCAGGTTTTGGGATATCCGCAGATGGAATAAAGCACTAAATCATACTATAGAAGGTGTTCAGATTACTCGTGACTTGGTAAATGGTGATACCTATAACTATTTTAATGTAGAAAACCATACCTATCAAGATTATATGAGGTACGCACCACTGCCTTACTCACAAACATTGATAATGAGTAATCTTAAACAAAATGCGGGATGGTAA
- a CDS encoding SusC/RagA family TonB-linked outer membrane protein — protein MNFIPLRGVPSKNNLLCYGIAFLFMFLFSLKAEAQTKSVSGKILDSDGIPASGATIVVKGTSRGVTTDFDGNYSIKTAPNEILVFSYIGFKTQEIAVKEKTVINVTLVPDQEVLEDVVVVAFGKVQKQESVVGAISKISGDKLMSVRMGSSVENSLQGRLPGLTVIMTDPTPGEEALGGYYAASPIQMSIRGNSSMGNNTPLFIVDGVERPFSNLDPNDIESISILKDASATAVYGVKGANGVIIVTTKRGRRGSLELDFSTSLSMKTAAILPEYMNAYETMKLRNEAWANDGKWDLIVSDEILEHYRTQDLPYLYSNTDWMDYYFEPGFDQTYNLNASGGSNFVQYYASIGFLKEGDIWAVGDQFPYDYDSQNAHYGSTRYNFKNNLDFNISKTTKLSVNLGGNVKAWGKPEDTFTQPIWYEPVTSMPFYPAEALAQYPDNVIPYNQTGPRPYINPAQGEVEMNWLGAQGFNRFKANELNVDIKFDQKLDFITEGLSTNFLYSYNSNVIYRKNYWLPQYFGYYLDPDTQEWSRFDNFGGLDLDTPQPSLQVNGSENIFKGWRSHYLQYALAYNRSFDKHTVSGLGLFSRRKSVGDQLYFFPSYEENWVGNINYNYDNRFFLEASVAHTGSEKFAPGLRFGTFPAAAGGWVISNETFFGNLKESINMLKIKYSYGVVGSDAGIDRWLYLSDFTASGGTSFGYPQQGYGYINEGRLPILNATWEKAYKQNLGFEFGFFHNLVTLNVDLFDERREDMLQARQRVPAWAGVPAIQANIGSSKSHGFEIELGINKAFKDGSYIIFTGNVSASENRMVYYDESDNIPFNLKAEGKPVDIARRMGSYTPATGIVTQGFYQSFDDLFLYPTVGGGNPIVGDFKFLDFNGDGTVDGQDRVVAESPSIPNVTWNGTLGGGYKNLSVELNFYGISSVQTPMRQGGLFYLYPFTENKDNAYTAHANHWTPTNTNPEFPAVHAEASKQYNYQISDFSMVEGQYIRLRSVNLRYAIQSESIKKATGIKSLELGVIGTNLWTWRKRKWGGDPEGSNFGVDFGAYPQMKRYTLELRAKF, from the coding sequence ATGAACTTTATACCTCTTAGAGGAGTTCCAAGTAAAAACAATTTACTTTGTTACGGGATAGCATTCCTTTTCATGTTCCTTTTCAGTTTAAAGGCGGAAGCCCAAACAAAAAGCGTTTCTGGAAAAATACTTGATTCTGATGGAATACCTGCATCTGGAGCTACCATTGTAGTAAAGGGGACCAGTCGAGGAGTAACGACAGATTTCGATGGGAATTATTCTATTAAAACAGCTCCAAATGAAATCTTGGTTTTTTCTTATATAGGATTTAAAACCCAAGAAATTGCCGTTAAGGAAAAAACAGTCATTAATGTAACACTTGTTCCCGATCAAGAAGTTTTAGAAGATGTTGTGGTAGTCGCCTTTGGTAAAGTGCAAAAGCAAGAATCTGTTGTGGGTGCTATATCCAAAATATCAGGCGATAAGCTTATGTCTGTTAGAATGGGGAGTAGTGTTGAAAATAGTTTACAGGGCAGGCTGCCAGGTTTAACGGTTATTATGACAGACCCTACACCTGGAGAAGAAGCCTTAGGTGGTTATTATGCCGCTTCACCTATACAAATGTCCATTCGTGGTAACTCATCTATGGGTAATAACACACCTTTATTTATTGTTGATGGTGTGGAAAGACCATTTTCAAACTTAGACCCTAACGATATTGAATCCATTTCCATCCTTAAAGATGCTTCTGCTACAGCTGTTTATGGTGTAAAAGGTGCAAATGGGGTTATTATCGTAACAACCAAAAGAGGTCGAAGAGGTTCTCTTGAACTAGATTTTTCTACCAGTCTTTCTATGAAAACGGCGGCCATTCTTCCAGAATACATGAATGCCTACGAAACTATGAAGTTAAGAAATGAGGCATGGGCAAATGATGGTAAGTGGGATTTAATAGTATCAGATGAAATTTTAGAACATTATAGAACTCAAGATCTTCCTTACTTGTATTCTAATACAGACTGGATGGATTATTATTTTGAACCTGGTTTCGATCAAACTTACAATCTTAATGCCAGCGGTGGCAGTAATTTTGTGCAATACTATGCTTCTATTGGCTTTCTTAAAGAAGGAGACATTTGGGCTGTTGGTGATCAATTCCCATATGACTACGACAGTCAAAATGCCCATTATGGAAGTACGCGATATAATTTTAAAAACAACCTTGATTTTAATATTTCTAAAACCACCAAGTTATCCGTTAATCTAGGTGGTAATGTTAAAGCTTGGGGAAAACCAGAAGATACATTTACCCAACCCATATGGTATGAGCCAGTAACATCAATGCCTTTTTATCCTGCTGAAGCTTTAGCTCAATACCCAGATAATGTAATTCCTTATAACCAAACAGGACCCAGACCATATATTAACCCTGCACAAGGTGAGGTTGAAATGAACTGGTTAGGAGCGCAAGGTTTTAATAGATTTAAAGCAAATGAACTTAATGTTGATATTAAGTTTGACCAAAAGCTTGATTTTATTACTGAAGGGTTGTCAACAAACTTTTTATACTCTTATAACTCCAACGTAATTTATCGAAAAAATTATTGGTTACCTCAATATTTTGGATACTATTTAGACCCAGACACCCAAGAATGGTCTAGGTTTGACAATTTTGGTGGGTTAGATTTAGATACGCCACAACCATCTCTGCAAGTGAATGGTTCTGAAAACATTTTTAAAGGCTGGAGAAGCCATTACCTTCAATATGCTCTAGCTTACAATCGTTCTTTTGATAAACATACAGTGTCTGGATTGGGTCTTTTTAGCCGTAGAAAATCAGTTGGAGATCAATTATACTTCTTTCCTAGTTACGAAGAAAACTGGGTAGGTAATATTAATTACAATTATGATAATCGCTTTTTCTTAGAAGCCAGTGTGGCACATACAGGATCGGAAAAATTTGCTCCAGGACTTCGTTTTGGCACATTCCCAGCAGCTGCGGGTGGTTGGGTTATCTCTAACGAAACGTTTTTTGGTAACCTTAAGGAATCTATTAATATGTTAAAAATTAAATATTCTTATGGTGTAGTAGGTAGTGATGCTGGGATTGACAGATGGTTATATCTTTCTGATTTTACTGCTAGTGGAGGAACTTCATTTGGATATCCACAACAAGGGTATGGTTATATTAACGAAGGTCGTCTTCCAATACTAAATGCTACTTGGGAGAAAGCATATAAACAAAATTTAGGTTTTGAATTTGGTTTTTTCCATAATCTAGTAACGCTTAACGTGGATTTATTTGATGAACGTAGGGAGGATATGCTGCAAGCAAGACAAAGGGTTCCTGCCTGGGCAGGTGTACCAGCTATACAAGCGAACATAGGATCTTCTAAAAGTCATGGTTTTGAAATTGAATTGGGTATTAACAAAGCGTTTAAAGATGGTTCTTACATCATATTTACCGGTAATGTATCTGCATCAGAAAACAGAATGGTTTATTACGATGAATCGGACAATATCCCCTTTAACTTAAAAGCTGAAGGAAAACCGGTAGATATTGCTAGAAGAATGGGATCTTATACACCGGCTACAGGAATAGTGACACAAGGTTTTTATCAAAGTTTCGATGACTTGTTTTTATATCCTACAGTAGGAGGAGGCAATCCAATTGTTGGAGATTTTAAGTTTCTTGATTTTAACGGTGATGGTACTGTAGATGGTCAAGATCGTGTGGTTGCAGAAAGTCCTTCAATTCCAAATGTAACTTGGAACGGTACATTAGGTGGTGGTTATAAAAATTTGTCAGTAGAGTTAAATTTCTATGGTATTAGCAGTGTGCAAACGCCTATGAGACAAGGCGGATTATTCTACTTATATCCGTTTACAGAAAATAAGGATAATGCTTATACCGCTCATGCAAACCATTGGACGCCTACAAACACGAATCCTGAGTTCCCAGCCGTCCATGCTGAGGCTAGTAAGCAATACAATTATCAAATTAGCGACTTTTCAATGGTTGAAGGGCAGTATATACGCTTAAGAAGTGTTAACCTTCGTTATGCTATTCAATCTGAAAGTATAAAAAAAGCAACAGGCATTAAAAGTTTAGAATTGGGTGTCATAGGAACAAATCTATGGACTTGGAGAAAACGTAAATGGGGTGGTGATCCAGAAGGGTCAAATTTTGGAGTTGATTTTGGCGCATATCCTCAAATGAAAAGATACACCTTAGAACTTCGTGCAAAATTCTAA
- a CDS encoding RagB/SusD family nutrient uptake outer membrane protein, with translation MKRAINYLSIIIGFSALMSLTGCEEYLDKVQESSGIPEEDLLQDYFKFRQYEDGMYRHLLNYLSAGDYSYIAALSDEGYVNSINWETMPIAQSGDWLRSYDTGQALQFYGVWNAWSSIRIANKALEYLPRLEGATQAELDELKGQAHFMRAWYYYEMLKRQGGMPYITKSFNASDNFELPRLSYHETALKIAADCDSAAVLLPERWDIQNLGRPEKGAALAVKASALLFSASPSNNPTNDVAKWELAAEASWDLLSKLGPFGNNRYKLIQSKGNDKVTYKIPSGGIETIEYAASFDSIFMYQPYHDEIIWENYAVMNGANNAYAVLTTTSIQGKNVTQGFTPSANFVDRFETLNGLSIKDDPSFDPQNPFVNRDPRFYHSILFNGERWTSQSGKYLELYQGGSERNSQPGDAHLGYMARKFWGKNVDQWSGAAPPFTHVIYFRLADILLQYAEAANEIGGPSYTLPGASISAVEAVNVVRARVKMPPINAMYLASKETFRNRIKNERAVELYLEGKRFFDLSRWGDASKMEYKQYFADNFTEDPAAPTGYTIERATEPYFTRTFDQKHYKWPIPLSDALMFEAFKQNPGW, from the coding sequence ATGAAAAGAGCAATAAATTATTTATCAATTATAATAGGTTTTTCTGCATTAATGAGTCTTACTGGTTGTGAAGAATACCTTGATAAAGTTCAGGAATCTTCTGGAATCCCGGAAGAGGACTTGCTGCAAGACTACTTTAAGTTTAGACAGTATGAAGATGGTATGTATAGACATTTACTAAACTATCTAAGTGCTGGAGATTATAGCTATATAGCAGCACTAAGCGATGAAGGCTATGTGAATTCAATTAATTGGGAAACCATGCCTATTGCACAAAGTGGCGATTGGTTAAGATCTTATGATACAGGTCAAGCACTACAGTTTTATGGTGTATGGAATGCTTGGTCAAGTATACGTATAGCGAACAAAGCACTTGAATACCTTCCCCGATTAGAAGGTGCCACACAGGCAGAATTAGATGAGTTAAAAGGTCAGGCCCATTTTATGAGAGCGTGGTATTACTACGAAATGCTCAAACGTCAAGGTGGCATGCCATATATTACAAAATCTTTCAATGCATCAGATAATTTTGAACTGCCTCGCCTTTCTTACCATGAGACAGCATTAAAAATTGCTGCAGACTGCGATTCTGCTGCCGTATTGCTGCCTGAAAGATGGGATATACAAAATCTAGGTCGACCAGAAAAAGGAGCTGCATTGGCTGTTAAAGCCTCTGCACTTTTATTTAGTGCGAGCCCAAGTAATAACCCAACAAACGATGTTGCTAAATGGGAACTTGCAGCAGAAGCATCATGGGACTTATTATCTAAATTGGGACCATTTGGTAATAATAGATATAAATTAATACAATCTAAAGGAAACGATAAAGTAACGTACAAAATACCGTCGGGAGGTATTGAAACCATTGAATATGCGGCTAGTTTTGATAGTATTTTTATGTACCAACCCTATCACGATGAGATTATTTGGGAAAACTATGCTGTAATGAATGGTGCCAACAATGCATATGCCGTATTAACAACAACTAGTATTCAAGGCAAGAATGTCACCCAAGGATTTACGCCGTCTGCTAACTTTGTAGATAGATTTGAAACTTTAAATGGGTTATCTATAAAAGACGACCCTAGCTTCGACCCTCAAAATCCTTTTGTAAATCGGGACCCTAGATTTTATCATTCTATTTTATTTAATGGAGAGCGATGGACAAGTCAATCTGGTAAATATCTAGAATTATACCAAGGAGGATCTGAAAGAAACAGTCAACCAGGTGATGCACATTTAGGTTATATGGCTAGAAAATTTTGGGGTAAAAATGTAGACCAGTGGTCTGGAGCAGCGCCTCCATTTACACATGTTATTTATTTTAGATTAGCAGATATTCTTTTACAATACGCCGAGGCTGCAAATGAGATTGGAGGACCAAGCTACACCTTACCGGGAGCTTCCATTAGTGCCGTTGAAGCGGTTAACGTGGTAAGAGCTCGTGTTAAAATGCCTCCAATAAATGCTATGTACCTAGCAAGCAAAGAGACCTTCAGAAATCGTATTAAAAATGAAAGAGCTGTAGAACTTTATTTAGAAGGAAAACGCTTTTTTGATCTTTCTAGATGGGGAGATGCCAGCAAAATGGAATACAAACAATATTTTGCAGATAATTTCACAGAAGATCCTGCTGCCCCTACTGGCTATACCATCGAAAGAGCTACTGAACCTTATTTTACAAGAACATTCGATCAAAAACATTACAAATGGCCTATTCCTTTAAGCGATGCTCTCATGTTTGAAGCGTTTAAACAAAACCCAGGATGGTAA